One Bos taurus isolate L1 Dominette 01449 registration number 42190680 breed Hereford chromosome 25, ARS-UCD2.0, whole genome shotgun sequence genomic window carries:
- the GET4 gene encoding Golgi to ER traffic protein 4 homolog, protein MAAAAMAEQESARNGARNRGGVQRVEGKLRASVEKGDYYEAHQMYRTLFFRYMAQSKHAEARELMCSGALLFFSHGQQNSAADLSMLVLESLEKAEVEVADELLESLAKLFSLMDPNSPERVAFVSRALKWSSGGSGKLGHPRLHQLLALTLWKEQNYCESRYHFLHSSDGEGCANMLVEYSTARGFRSEVDMFVAQAVLQFLCLKNKSSASVVFTTYTQKHPSIEGGPPFVQPLLNFIWFLLLAVDGGKLTVFTVLCEQYQPSLRRDPMYNEYLDRIGQLFFGVPPKQTSSYGGLLGNLLSSLMGSSEQEGEDSQDDSSPIELD, encoded by the exons ATGGCGGCGGCGGCGATGGCCGAGCAGGAGAGCGCCCGGAACGGTGCCCGCAACCGCGGCGGCGTCCAGCGCGTGGAGGGCAAGCTGCGGGCCAGCGTCGAGAAGGGCGACTACTACGAGGCGCACCAGATGTACCGGACCCTCTTCTTCAG GTACATGGCCCAGAGTAAGCACGCCGAGGCCCGCGAGCTCATGTGCTCCGGGGCCCTGCTGTTCTTCAGCCACGGCCAG CAAAACAGCGCCGCTGACCTGTCCATGCTCGTCCTGGAGTCGCTGGAGAAGGCGGAGGTCGAGGTGGCCGACGAGCTGCTGG AAAGTCTGGCCAAGCTGTTCAGCCTGATGGACCCCAACTCCCCGGAGCGAGTGGCGTTCGTGTCCCGAGCCCTCAAGTGGTCCAGCGGCGGGTCAGGGAAGCTGGGCCACCCCCGGCTCCACCAGCTGCTGGCCCTCACCCTGTGGAAAG AACAGAACTACTGCGAGTCGCGGTACCACTTCCTGCACTCGAGCGACGGCGAGGGCTGCGCCAACATGCTGGTGGAGTACTCCACGGCCCGCGGCTTCCGCAGCGAGGTGGACATGTTCGTGGCCCAGGCCGTCCTCCA gtttctctgtttaaaaaacaaGAGCAGCGCCTCGGTGGTGTTCACGACGTACACGCAGAAGCACCCGTCCATCGAGGGCGGGCCTCCTTTTGTGCAGCCCCTGCTCAACTTCATCTGGTTTCTGCTGCTGGCCGTGGATGG GGGGAAGCTCACCGTGTTCACCGTGCTGTGTGAGCAGTACCAGCCGTCCCTGCGCCGGGACCCCATGTACAACGAG TACCTCGACAGGATAGGACAGCTCTTCTTCGGCGTGCCGCCCAAGCAGACGTCATCCTACGGAGGCTTGCTAG GGAACCTCCTGAGCAGCCTCATGGGCTCCTCGGAGCAGGAGGGCGAGGACAGCCAGGACGACAGCAGCCCCATCGAGCTCGACTGA
- the GET4 gene encoding Golgi to ER traffic protein 4 homolog isoform X1 — translation MAQSKHAEARELMCSGALLFFSHGQQNSAADLSMLVLESLEKAEVEVADELLESLAKLFSLMDPNSPERVAFVSRALKWSSGGSGKLGHPRLHQLLALTLWKEQNYCESRYHFLHSSDGEGCANMLVEYSTARGFRSEVDMFVAQAVLQFLCLKNKSSASVVFTTYTQKHPSIEGGPPFVQPLLNFIWFLLLAVDGGKLTVFTVLCEQYQPSLRRDPMYNEYLDRIGQLFFGVPPKQTSSYGGLLGNLLSSLMGSSEQEGEDSQDDSSPIELD, via the exons ATGGCCCAGAGTAAGCACGCCGAGGCCCGCGAGCTCATGTGCTCCGGGGCCCTGCTGTTCTTCAGCCACGGCCAG CAAAACAGCGCCGCTGACCTGTCCATGCTCGTCCTGGAGTCGCTGGAGAAGGCGGAGGTCGAGGTGGCCGACGAGCTGCTGG AAAGTCTGGCCAAGCTGTTCAGCCTGATGGACCCCAACTCCCCGGAGCGAGTGGCGTTCGTGTCCCGAGCCCTCAAGTGGTCCAGCGGCGGGTCAGGGAAGCTGGGCCACCCCCGGCTCCACCAGCTGCTGGCCCTCACCCTGTGGAAAG AACAGAACTACTGCGAGTCGCGGTACCACTTCCTGCACTCGAGCGACGGCGAGGGCTGCGCCAACATGCTGGTGGAGTACTCCACGGCCCGCGGCTTCCGCAGCGAGGTGGACATGTTCGTGGCCCAGGCCGTCCTCCA gtttctctgtttaaaaaacaaGAGCAGCGCCTCGGTGGTGTTCACGACGTACACGCAGAAGCACCCGTCCATCGAGGGCGGGCCTCCTTTTGTGCAGCCCCTGCTCAACTTCATCTGGTTTCTGCTGCTGGCCGTGGATGG GGGGAAGCTCACCGTGTTCACCGTGCTGTGTGAGCAGTACCAGCCGTCCCTGCGCCGGGACCCCATGTACAACGAG TACCTCGACAGGATAGGACAGCTCTTCTTCGGCGTGCCGCCCAAGCAGACGTCATCCTACGGAGGCTTGCTAG GGAACCTCCTGAGCAGCCTCATGGGCTCCTCGGAGCAGGAGGGCGAGGACAGCCAGGACGACAGCAGCCCCATCGAGCTCGACTGA